From the genome of Actinacidiphila yeochonensis CN732, one region includes:
- a CDS encoding TetR/AcrR family transcriptional regulator produces MRADAQRNYERLLEEARQAFIVHGTDVALEDIARHAGVGIGTLYRHFPDRYSLMNAVFTQELDSLSERAAELLDSEDPAAALTDWLRAVAVHSSAYRGLSAAIVEASETRMPACRTALHAAGGALLTRAQEAGAIRADATISDLLRLTYAFVLVAEKNPEEKGLYGRLMSLAVDGIRTHAPARTATAAV; encoded by the coding sequence GCGTTCATCGTGCACGGCACGGATGTCGCCCTGGAGGACATCGCCCGGCACGCCGGCGTGGGCATCGGCACGCTCTACCGGCACTTCCCCGACCGCTACTCGCTGATGAACGCGGTCTTCACGCAGGAGCTGGACTCACTGTCGGAGCGGGCCGCGGAGCTGCTGGACAGCGAGGACCCGGCGGCGGCGCTCACCGACTGGCTGCGCGCGGTCGCCGTGCACTCCAGCGCCTACCGAGGGCTGTCGGCGGCGATCGTCGAGGCGTCGGAGACGAGGATGCCGGCCTGCCGGACCGCGCTGCACGCGGCGGGCGGCGCGCTGCTCACCCGCGCGCAGGAGGCAGGCGCCATCCGGGCCGACGCCACGATTTCGGACCTGCTCCGGCTCACCTACGCGTTCGTACTGGTCGCGGAGAAGAACCCGGAGGAGAAGGGCCTCTACGGCCGCCTCATGTCGCTGGCCGTCGACGGCATCCGCACCCACGCCCCCGCTCGGACGGCGACCGCCGCGGTCTGA